The following are from one region of the Streptococcus sp. 1643 genome:
- a CDS encoding TRZ/ATZ family protein — translation MKVYQHVNIVTCDKDFHVYLNGVLAVKDSQIVYVGQEEPEILEQAEQIIDYQGAWIMPGLVNCHTHSAMTGLRGIRDDSNLHEWLNDYIWPAEAGFTPDMTTKAVKEALTEMLQSGTTSFNDMYNPNGVDIERIYQAVKASKMRCYFSPTLFSSETETTAETISRTRAIIEEILGYENPNFKVMVAPHSPYSCSRDLLEASLEMAKELNIPLHIHVAETKEESGIILKRYGKRPLACLEELGYLDHPSVFAHGVELNDREVERLATSHVAIAHNPISNLKLASGIAPILQLQKAGVAVGIATDSVASNNNLDMFEEGRTAALLQKMKSGDASQFPIETALKALTIEGAKVLGMEKQIGSLEVGKQADFLVIQPQGKIHLQPQKNMLSHLVYAVKSSDVDDVYIAGEQVVKQGKVLTVEI, via the coding sequence TGAAAGTCTATCAGCATGTAAATATCGTGACTTGTGACAAAGATTTCCATGTTTATTTGAATGGTGTCTTAGCCGTTAAGGACTCTCAAATCGTCTATGTCGGCCAAGAGGAGCCTGAGATTTTAGAGCAAGCTGAGCAGATTATAGACTATCAGGGAGCCTGGATTATGCCTGGTTTGGTTAATTGCCATACCCATTCTGCTATGACAGGTTTGCGAGGGATCCGGGATGATAGTAATCTCCACGAATGGCTCAATGACTATATCTGGCCAGCAGAAGCAGGATTTACTCCCGACATGACTACCAAGGCGGTCAAAGAGGCTCTGACGGAGATGCTCCAGTCAGGGACAACAAGCTTCAACGATATGTATAATCCCAATGGTGTGGATATTGAGAGAATTTATCAGGCAGTCAAGGCATCTAAGATGCGTTGTTATTTCTCACCGACCCTCTTTTCTTCAGAGACAGAAACAACTGCTGAGACTATAAGCAGAACACGAGCCATCATAGAAGAAATCTTAGGATATGAAAATCCAAATTTCAAAGTTATGGTAGCTCCTCATTCTCCCTATAGCTGTAGTAGAGACTTGCTGGAAGCGAGCTTAGAAATGGCAAAAGAGCTAAATATCCCTCTCCATATCCATGTGGCTGAGACCAAGGAGGAATCAGGAATTATCCTCAAACGCTATGGCAAACGTCCCCTCGCCTGTCTAGAAGAACTGGGTTATTTAGATCATCCGTCTGTCTTTGCTCATGGGGTCGAGTTAAACGATCGAGAAGTTGAACGCTTGGCAACTTCTCATGTGGCTATCGCCCATAATCCTATTAGTAACCTCAAACTGGCCTCAGGAATCGCTCCCATCCTCCAACTGCAAAAAGCAGGAGTAGCAGTGGGGATTGCGACTGACTCAGTTGCTTCCAATAATAATCTAGATATGTTTGAGGAAGGACGGACTGCAGCCCTTCTTCAAAAGATGAAAAGTGGAGATGCCAGCCAATTTCCTATTGAAACAGCCCTCAAAGCTCTGACGATAGAGGGTGCTAAGGTTCTTGGAATGGAAAAGCAGATAGGAAGCCTAGAAGTTGGCAAGCAGGCAGATTTTCTGGTCATTCAACCACAAGGAAAAATCCATCTTCAACCTCAGAAAAATATGCTCTCTCATCTGGTTTATGCTGTCAAATCCAGTGATGTTGATGATGTTTATATCGCTGGAGAACAGGTGGTTAAGCAAGGCAAAGTTTTGACAGTAGAGATTTAA
- the rplL gene encoding 50S ribosomal protein L7/L12: MALNIENIIAEIKEASILELNDLVKAIEEEFGVTAAAPVAVAAAGAADAGAAKDSFDVELTAAGDKKVGVIKVVREITGLGLKEAKELVDGAPGVIKEGVPTAEAEEIKAKLEEAGASVTLK, encoded by the coding sequence ATGGCATTGAACATTGAAAACATTATTGCTGAAATTAAAGAAGCTTCAATCCTTGAATTGAACGACCTTGTAAAAGCTATCGAAGAAGAATTTGGTGTAACTGCAGCTGCTCCTGTAGCTGTTGCTGCAGCTGGTGCTGCTGACGCTGGTGCTGCTAAAGACTCATTTGACGTTGAGTTGACAGCTGCTGGTGACAAAAAAGTTGGCGTTATCAAAGTTGTACGTGAAATCACTGGTCTTGGACTTAAAGAAGCTAAAGAACTTGTTGATGGTGCACCAGGTGTCATCAAAGAAGGCGTTCCAACTGCAGAAGCTGAAGAAATCAAAGCTAAATTGGAAGAAGCTGGAGCTTCAGTTACTCTTAAATAA
- the rplJ gene encoding 50S ribosomal protein L10, which yields MSEAIIAKKAELVDVVAEKMKAAASIVVVDARGLTVEQDTVLRRELRGSEVEYKVIKNSILRRAAEKAGLEDLASVFVGPSAVAFSNEDVIAPAKILNDFAKNAEALEIKGGAIEGAVASKEEIVALATLPNREGLLSMLLSVLQAPVRNVALAVKAVADNKEDAA from the coding sequence ATGAGTGAAGCAATTATTGCTAAAAAAGCGGAACTAGTTGACGTAGTAGCTGAAAAAATGAAAGCTGCTGCATCTATCGTCGTTGTAGACGCTCGTGGTTTGACAGTTGAGCAAGATACAGTTCTTCGTCGTGAGCTTCGTGGAAGCGAAGTTGAGTATAAAGTCATTAAAAACTCAATCTTGCGTCGTGCAGCTGAAAAAGCTGGTCTTGAAGATCTTGCATCAGTATTTGTTGGACCATCTGCAGTAGCATTTTCTAACGAAGATGTTATCGCACCAGCGAAAATCTTGAACGACTTTGCTAAAAACGCTGAAGCACTTGAAATCAAAGGTGGTGCAATCGAAGGCGCTGTCGCATCTAAAGAAGAAATCGTTGCTCTTGCAACTCTTCCAAACCGCGAAGGACTTCTTTCTATGCTCCTTTCTGTACTTCAAGCGCCAGTGCGCAACGTTGCTCTTGCAGTCAAAGCGGTTGCAGACAACAAAGAAGACGCAGCTTAA